The following nucleotide sequence is from Austwickia chelonae.
TTGCGCGAAGGGGTTGTCCAGCGCAGAGGCCGGCATGTTCTTCCGCATCAGCTGGTGCTGCGTCCAGAAAGTCGTCGCCGACATCAAGATGATCATGATGACGGTGAGGATTTTCGCCTCGGTCGACCCAGAGTAAAGGAAGGTGCTGCTCAGCGGAGCGCCGAAAATCGTCGAGCTGTCTGCTTGCTTGGCAAGGGCAGCCGTGAGCGGACCTGCGGCATGGACCCCACTCTGTGGGTCGGCCACCCTACCGAGGTTGTTGAGCACGCTGAACAGTGCGAAAAAGATCGGCATCTGCAGCAAGATCGGCATACACGAGCTGAAGGGGTTCGTCCCGGTGCGCTTGTACAACGCCATCGTCTCTTCGTTGCGCGCACGCACGGAGTCCGGGTCGGTCTTGCCCTTGTACTTGTTGTTGATCTTCTGCACTTCAGGCTGGATGAGCTGCATCCGCCGGGAGGACTCGATCTGCTTCACGAACAACGGGATCAGCAGCACACGAACAAGAACCACGAGACCTGCAATCGAAGCAGACCAGGTCCATCCACTTGCAGCGGGCGCTCCGACAGCAGTGAACAAGGTGTGGAACCCGACGAGGATCCACTCGACAGCCCACCGAAGTGGCCAGAGCATCTGGTCATACCAAGACATCAGTGCATTCCTCGTCTCATGTGGGCACTTCGCCCAGTTCCTTCATCATCCGGCACTGATTTTCGTCCCGGATGACTTTCGCTGCTCACGCACGTGCAGGGAAAAACAGCCTGTTGCTCGCCGATGCCCTGCTGAACATCATCGCCCAACTGTGCCCATTCAGCTTCACGTCGTTCGGCCTGGGTCCGATGAGCTTCCCAATCCGGACGTCCATCGGACCTCCGGGGAGGAACATGATCCACCCCGCCTGCACACCACGGGTGACATCGCCCAAGCCTGCGCGCTCCCAGCCACGTGCCACGTAACACTCCGAAA
It contains:
- the yidC gene encoding membrane protein insertase YidC, whose product is MSWYDQMLWPLRWAVEWILVGFHTLFTAVGAPAASGWTWSASIAGLVVLVRVLLIPLFVKQIESSRRMQLIQPEVQKINNKYKGKTDPDSVRARNEETMALYKRTGTNPFSSCMPILLQMPIFFALFSVLNNLGRVADPQSGVHAAGPLTAALAKQADSSTIFGAPLSSTFLYSGSTEAKILTVIMIILMSATTFWTQHQLMRKNMPASALDNPFAQQQKILLYLMPIIFAVSGINFPIGVLIYWLVTNLWTAGQQYYVIKRMPAPGSQAEKDLAERRRRAGKEHKSFSLPGLHNGDSSEEQSESAVQDNLKKLSGQRQQPVRRKKKR
- the yidD gene encoding membrane protein insertion efficiency factor YidD, with amino-acid sequence MKQVAVERPGFLARLFSWPLEVLVRAYQLLLSPLLPRSCRYYPSCSAYALESLRRFGVLRGTWLGARRLGRCHPWCAGGVDHVPPRRSDGRPDWEAHRTQAERREAEWAQLGDDVQQGIGEQQAVFPCTCVSSESHPGRKSVPDDEGTGRSAHMRRGMH